One genomic window of Solanum dulcamara chromosome 12, daSolDulc1.2, whole genome shotgun sequence includes the following:
- the LOC129876345 gene encoding WAT1-related protein At5g07050-like yields MEGECSCNFFQRAKPYIAMISLQFGYAGMNIITKVSLNRGMSHYVLVVYRNAFATAIIAPFAIILERKIRPKMTFMMFLQIFVLGLLGPVIDQNFYYAGLKLTSPTFSCAMSNMLPAMTFVITVLCRMEKVNLKKIGCQAKVLGTIVTMGGAILMTLYKGHVVNLFWSNHINSSGTYDKEWLKGSIHLIFATFAWASFFILQAITIRKYTAPLSLTVLVCFMGTLQSMAVTFVMEHKTSVWAIGFDMNLLTAAYAGIVSSSIAYYVHGQVMEKKGPVFVTAFSPLMMIIVAIMGSFILAEKFYIGGILGAVVIVAGLYSVLWGKYKEYKEKETEESIIIEAVKGINGNNQMMIIVINDIEMQKNDGKKILATPAFSFPMLAREAPKA; encoded by the exons atggaGGGTGAATGTAGTTGCAATTTTTTCCAAAGGGCAAAACCTTATATAGCTATGATTTCTTTGCAATTTGGTTATGCAGGAATGAATATTATTACCAAAGTTTCACTTAATAGAGGCATGAGTCATTATGTTCTTGTTGTCTATAGAAATGCCTTTGCTACTGCAATTATTGCTCCCTTTGCTATTATTCTTGAAAG GAAAATTAGGCCAAAGATGACATTCATGATGTTCTTGCAAATATTTGTATTGGGTCTTCTAGGACCAGTGATTGATCAAAATTTTTACTATGCTGGGCTCAAATTGACATCCCCAACATTTTCATGTGCCATGAGTAACATGCTTCCTGCTATGACCTTTGTCATAACAGTCCTCTGCAG aatGGAGAAGGTGAATTTGAAGAAAATTGGATGCCAAGCAAAGGTGTTGGGAACTATAGTAACTATGGGTGGTGCCATATTAATGACATTGTACAAAGGCCATGTTGTTAACTTGTTTTGGTCAAATCACATAAATTCTAGTGGAACTTATGATAAAGAGTGGCTAAAAGGTTCAATTCACCTCATTTTTGCTACATTTGCTTGGGCTTCTTTCTTTATTCTTCAG GCTATCACAATAAGGAAATATACAGCTCCATTATCTTTAACTGTCCTTGTTTGCTTCATGGGAACTTTGCAATCTATGGCTGTGACATTTGTAATGGAGCACAAAACTTCTGTTTGGGCTATTGGTTTTGACATGAACCTTCTTACTGCTGCCTATGCT GGAATTGTGTCATCAAGCATAGCATACTACGTACATGGTCAAGTAATGGAGAAAAAAGGACCTGTTTTTGTGACAGCTTTTAGTCCACTCATGATGATCATTGTTGCTATTATGGGCTCTTTCATTCTTGCAGAAAAATTCTATATTGGAGG aATCCTTGGTGCAGTGGTGATAGTGGCAGGGCTATACTCTGTTTTATGGGGAAAATACAAGGAGtacaaagaaaaggaaactgaAGAGTCAATAATTATTGAAGCAGTGAAGGGCATTAATGGAAATAATCAAATGATGATTATAGTAATTAATGATATAGAAATGCAAAAAAATGATGGGAAAAAAATATTAGCTACTCCAGCATTTAGTTTTCCTATGTTGGCAAGGGAAGCACCAAAggcttaa